Genomic DNA from Candidatus Methylomirabilis tolerans:
CATTTGAATCAATTCCCCGCCCTCAGTCGCCAGAATGGCCGCGCCCAGGATGCGGTCGGTGGCGGCGTCCACCACGAGCTTCATCAGGCCCGCGGTCTCGTCGCGCTCGATGGCGCGCGCGACCCACGCCATCGGGATCTTCCCGATCTTCAGACTGTGACCTTTCGCTCTCGCCTCCTTCTCGGTCATGCCGACCCGGCCCAGTTGCGGATCGGTAAACACAGAGTAGGGCACGATGCGGTTGTTGATGGTTAGATCCTTGCCCTCCACGAGATTGGCGTACAGGATCTGGTAGTCGTTATAGGAGATGTGCGTGAACGCGGGTCC
This window encodes:
- a CDS encoding FAD-containing oxidoreductase encodes the protein GPAFTHISYNDYQILYANLVEGKDLTINNRIVPYSVFTDPQLGRVGMTEKEARAKGHSLKIGKIPMAWVARAIERDETAGLMKLVVDAATDRILGAAILATEGGELIQMIGTLMLADLPYTLLKGAVYIHPTLAEGFFTLMEDVKPA